The Vibrio tubiashii ATCC 19109 genome includes the window CGTTTACAGCAAGTTGCCAGGAGTACGACAATGAACCCACTCGACTATACGTTTTATACGCTGAATGCAAAACGTTATTTGATTGAACCAAACGTTGCACACGTTGTAGGTGTGTCGCGCAAATCATATCGGTGGCCTTACGTCTTTTTCTTCGGTTTCGTCGTTGGTCTGTGGTTGCCGCTGTAGTCGCTATCTAGGAGCTCAAGAGAGCGACACTGAGTGAGGAGTGGCGGTTAGGGTAAGTAACAATAATAGAGTAGGTATCGTGCAATCCTGTTTCCTTTCATCCAGTCAATTGAAGCGTGTTAAGCAGCTCGAAAGTCAGTTTTCGGTGCAAATAGCGAGTGGTGTCAATATTTCCCAACTTGCTGAGCTATTAGTTTGTTCAGAGCGCAATGTTAGTAAGCTAATGACCTCATTACAAAAGTTGGGGGTGATAAGTTGGGTACCAGGCCGGGGCAGGGGGCATCATTCGCAGTTCACCTTGTTAAAAAGTTTTGAAGAGGCTTTGACTGAGCAACTGGAGCAACTGGCTCAGAATGGAAATCTGAATCAGGCCTATAGATTGGCAGAGCAGTTCGGTCGAGTTGGGCTGTTTCAAGAACGCATGCCCTATTGGCTTGATAGTGCTCGACAAACCTTACGTGAGCAAAATACATTGATGTATCTTGTGCCATACGATTTGCCTGAATGGCGGCCCCATTGTGCCCTGTCAACGCGTTCAATTTTGTTGATCGAGAGTGTATTTGACACACTCTTGCGGTATGACAGTAAACACCAACAAATTTACCCACATCTCGGCCATCAGTTACGATTGAGTGAGTGCCAAATTCGCGTTCGAATTCGCAACAATATTACGTTTCATAACGGTGAGCGCCTAACACCAGAATGGGTTCAAGCGAACTTTGAGATGCGACGTGATACGGTACATCCATACCAGATTCTATTTCGCCATTTGGTGCGTATCGACGTGGATGGCCAATGGGTGGTGTTTGTTTTGCGTCAAAACGATCCGGTTTTTCTTCATCTATTGGCAGACGCCCATAGCGCCATTTTTGACTTTCGTTCTGAGGTTCCGCAAGGGACGGGGGCGTATGCTGTTGAACGCCTAGAGAGTCAACATTGGAGTTTAGTGCGAAATCAGCATTACTTTGGATTGGGAGGTGAAATTGAGCGTGCGGAATTTTGGACAAATGAAGCCTTACCCGCTGGGTCGATGCATGTTACGGAATCTTACCTGACGGATGAGGAACTGGAGCAAGATCAGGAGGTCATTGAGCAGAGTGGGTGTACTGTCCTCCAGTTTCGACACCATGAGCATGCCCTATCGACCGCTGAGCGGAGCTGGGTTGTGTACCATAGCCGCGGCTTTCTGGAGCGAACCTCACGCCAAGCGGCGAACAGTGTCATGGATTGTCATCAGGATAAAGGGTTTCACTTGTTTGACCAAACTAGGTTGAAGCCTTCTAGACCTGTGGTAGTTGAAGTGAGATGCGTCCATCGAGCTGAAGTGAAGCCTCTATTGAGCGCTTTACAAGAAAAAGGGATTGAAGTGCGGATCCACGACCCTGACGAAGATGTGGCGGGTAGCGAGGTCGATATCGTCTATGATTGCTATGCGTTTGGCGATGATCTGACTTTTCAATATTACGAGTGGTTGTTGTGTGGAGACGTGTTTGCGCGCTGTTTGTCCCACCCGGCTCAGCAAAGTCTGTTGAGTTTTGTGGATACGTTAATGCAGGAAAGTGAACACAGTCAGGATTTTTTGCAAAAGCTATATCGCGCTGAAGATTGGTTGATCCAAAACTACCATTTTTGCCCCTTATGGCGCGACCATGTTGTGTATCAAAGAGCAGATAACGTGTACGGGACAGAAACTGGAAACATGGGATTGATGTCTTTAGCCAATATGTGGTTAGAGTGACCTGGGTTTTGTTACTCAGTCGACAGTGAAACGTATGGATTACGAGGTGAAAATGGAAAAAATCAATTTGTCAGAGAAGTTTCGTTTGTTTGATGAAGAATGGACACCCAAAATTGTTGGCCAATCAAATGGTCAGTTGGTGAAGATCGCGAAAGGGAGTGGCGAACTGGTTTGGCATGCCCACGAGAATGAAGATGAATTGTTCTTAGTGCTGAAAGGGCAACTGACGCTTCAATTAAGAGATGGGGATGTGGTGTTGAACGAAGGAGAGATGTTCGTGGTACCGAAGGGCGTCGAACATTGCCCTAAAGCGTTGCCAGACACTCATTTCATGATGATTGAACCTGAGTCAACTGCACATACAGGTGAAACGGAGTGTGACAGAACGGTGTCACTCGAGCATCAGTCTTGGCTCTAAGCTTTCACTGAGCAATTGACCCTTTTTCCCGCAGGGAGAGGGTTAGAACGCGGCGAGGCTGACGGTCGTGCTCAGCTCAACACACTTGACATTGAATGTTGTTCGCAGCGGCTTATATAGGCGTTAATTAAAGGGGTACGCAAAATGGACTTTCAAGTATGGCTTGGTTTTATGGCCGCATCGCTGATCTTAACGGTGACTCCAGGACCGAGCATATTTCTAGGGATCGCTCATGCGCTTCGTTTTGGGCATCGACGTGTCTTTTATACCGCATTGGGGGATATCACTGCCAATGGGATACAAATGCTTTTGGTGGCCTTAGGTTTAGGGGTAGTGATCGCCAATTCCGAGTTTGCGTTTGCAGTTATTAAAGTGTTCGGGGTCATCACTTTATGTTTTATGGGGCTTAAAATGTTGCTTGCAAGACCAACGGCCATTGAAGAGCCAGAGTCCGTTGGCGACGTTGTCTCTAATTATAAACTGTTTTGGTCAGGTTTTATGGTCGCCGCGGGCAACCCTAAAGCCATCGTTTTCTTTACGGCGTTCTTCCCTCAATTCATCGACATACATACGCCAGTTCTGCCACAACTGCTGATCATGTGTCCATCCATGGCGGTGTTGGATTTTACTCTGGTGATGCTCTATGCCTGTTTAGCCCGCCACCTGGCCTCGACAACACGACTATCATTGCTGTCTGTCACAAGAGGAAGCGGTGTCCTTCTATTAGGGGCGGCTGGCGCGCTGGCGCTAAAAAATCGGTAATCGAGTCACGAGCTTGTTGGGCATCTAGGTTTCATTGGGGGAGTGCTTACTGTCTAGTTGAAGATACCATGTTTGAATGTGGGGGCCTAGGTGGGTGAGCTTGACGTTTTCGCTGACGGTGAATAACCACCTTAATGTGCCATAAACAATGTAATCGGCATAAAGTGGCGCTTCACCACCGACAAAGGGGAGATCTTTAAGATGTTGCTCCAGCAATTGCAGTTTGTCTGTGAGCTGCGCTGTGGACGCGGATTGACAGTTTGATTGCACGTTTTCTAGCGAGTCTCCGAGCGCTTTTTCACGTGAGGCCCTGAAGTAAGCTTTGTCTCGATCCTTGAGTTTATTGAAGATATCGAAAATCGCGATACGCGCGATATCGGTGTGTAAGGTTCTTGCCCACTTCTCAAAGAATAACGCCAGCGTTTTACCTTGTTGCGAGGAGAATAGTGAGGGTGTATCAGGGTAGGCGTTTTCGAGATACTCGGCGATCTCAAATGAGCCTCCAATACGGCGATTGTGATCATCGTGAATGAAAGGAAGGGTGTGAAATAGGCCTTGTGAAGCCTCGTCTATTTCGGTAAACCCGACATCGACCGTTGTGAATGGCAGCCCTTTGTGTTGAAGCGCCATCCGGGTTCTCCAGCAATATGGACTGAAGTTTACCCCTTGTTCTCCCGCTAATTCATACAGTGTAATCATGCGCTCTCCTTCTGCATCGCTCGATTGGCATTCACGTTGTTTCTGACATTAGAGTATGTGGAGGCGGAGTTCAATCCCCTTGAAGAGGGCGAGTGTCTATCACTTTTCTCACTCGCAAAGTAGAGTAGAGAGTGCTTTGAGCCAACGTTCGCACTAAATGACATCGACGACTGGTAGGGGAGTACCGACTATCTTGTTGCTAGGGGAAAAAGGAAAAATGATTTCAATTGTTATACCGTTGGGATCGTCGAGAAAGATCTGATGTTCATTGATTTGTGGGATCACACGTTCTCGAAACGGAACTTTCTGGTGTACAAAGTGCTGCTGAGTCGAGGCTAGGTCGTGTCCTTTGAAAGAGACATGGTCGATGGCTCCTGAGCCAGATTGAGCGCCTTTATTCCCTAAATAAGCGACGAGCGCTTCGGGAATATGCCCCTCTGGCAGCGACACTAAGTGCAGTATAGGGTGTCCGTCGTCGTTGTACATCCATGCCCCTGGAAATGCAAATTGCGGGCGTGGACCACGGTGAAGCCCTATGCATTGTTCAAAAAACTGAGCGGTCATTTCTAAGTCGGAGGTTCTGATTGTAAAATGATCGATGGCCTTTATGCGCATGTGACTACCTTGTGACTGATAAGAAAACTTGTGTGCAACAATACGCGACGGGTGACGGCCAAGAGAAGGGGGGGAAATGTAAAAACAGTTTTCGTCAAAACTGAATAGTCTTAGGGTAGAGATTGTCTACTTTGGCCAAGGTTGAAAGCGCGCTTGAAATCAACCTGAATCCTGAATCGAGTGGTTTAGACGTTAGGATTGATTAGTCTAACCCCAAATCGCGAAGAACATGGGCTGATTTAGATTCTGGTTCCAAGTGTTGATAGCGTTTTGGGGTAGGTTTTAACTTTAACAAAGTGCGTTTAATCA containing:
- a CDS encoding VOC family protein gives rise to the protein MRIKAIDHFTIRTSDLEMTAQFFEQCIGLHRGPRPQFAFPGAWMYNDDGHPILHLVSLPEGHIPEALVAYLGNKGAQSGSGAIDHVSFKGHDLASTQQHFVHQKVPFRERVIPQINEHQIFLDDPNGITIEIIFPFSPSNKIVGTPLPVVDVI
- a CDS encoding glutathione S-transferase N-terminal domain-containing protein, yielding MITLYELAGEQGVNFSPYCWRTRMALQHKGLPFTTVDVGFTEIDEASQGLFHTLPFIHDDHNRRIGGSFEIAEYLENAYPDTPSLFSSQQGKTLALFFEKWARTLHTDIARIAIFDIFNKLKDRDKAYFRASREKALGDSLENVQSNCQSASTAQLTDKLQLLEQHLKDLPFVGGEAPLYADYIVYGTLRWLFTVSENVKLTHLGPHIQTWYLQLDSKHSPNET
- a CDS encoding SgrR family transcriptional regulator, which produces MQSCFLSSSQLKRVKQLESQFSVQIASGVNISQLAELLVCSERNVSKLMTSLQKLGVISWVPGRGRGHHSQFTLLKSFEEALTEQLEQLAQNGNLNQAYRLAEQFGRVGLFQERMPYWLDSARQTLREQNTLMYLVPYDLPEWRPHCALSTRSILLIESVFDTLLRYDSKHQQIYPHLGHQLRLSECQIRVRIRNNITFHNGERLTPEWVQANFEMRRDTVHPYQILFRHLVRIDVDGQWVVFVLRQNDPVFLHLLADAHSAIFDFRSEVPQGTGAYAVERLESQHWSLVRNQHYFGLGGEIERAEFWTNEALPAGSMHVTESYLTDEELEQDQEVIEQSGCTVLQFRHHEHALSTAERSWVVYHSRGFLERTSRQAANSVMDCHQDKGFHLFDQTRLKPSRPVVVEVRCVHRAEVKPLLSALQEKGIEVRIHDPDEDVAGSEVDIVYDCYAFGDDLTFQYYEWLLCGDVFARCLSHPAQQSLLSFVDTLMQESEHSQDFLQKLYRAEDWLIQNYHFCPLWRDHVVYQRADNVYGTETGNMGLMSLANMWLE
- a CDS encoding LysE family translocator; translated protein: MDFQVWLGFMAASLILTVTPGPSIFLGIAHALRFGHRRVFYTALGDITANGIQMLLVALGLGVVIANSEFAFAVIKVFGVITLCFMGLKMLLARPTAIEEPESVGDVVSNYKLFWSGFMVAAGNPKAIVFFTAFFPQFIDIHTPVLPQLLIMCPSMAVLDFTLVMLYACLARHLASTTRLSLLSVTRGSGVLLLGAAGALALKNR
- a CDS encoding cupin domain-containing protein codes for the protein MEKINLSEKFRLFDEEWTPKIVGQSNGQLVKIAKGSGELVWHAHENEDELFLVLKGQLTLQLRDGDVVLNEGEMFVVPKGVEHCPKALPDTHFMMIEPESTAHTGETECDRTVSLEHQSWL